The following proteins are encoded in a genomic region of Streptomyces lunaelactis:
- a CDS encoding non-ribosomal peptide synthetase translates to MASLACPLGVFSQSSAPVALALLIRIGDDMTLSMEFVSADTSAHQLAFWRHALAGVEPLEFPTDRPRPIAHPGASDAISFTVPAVTAEGLRTLASMHRASLFMAGLAGLQAVLSRWSRQDDIAVGTPVVTRSGEEFVNTLVMRSDLSSNPSFDTLLGQVRETALSAYAHQDLPFERIVEDLAPARDLSRNALFQVMFELHEGTLGAVDGVRLLGADSCDLSLTLTQGADDGFAGEIVYASELFDRATVERLAGHYANLLSAAVAEPARPVGELDLLGVQEREQLLVTFNDTTVPYVDNTTVQALVEEQVERTPDAPAVVFGVSELSYGELNARANQLAHHLIDRGIKAEDLVTVCVDRGPDMIVALLGVMKAGAAYVPLDPDYPAARLEFMLNDTRAPLVITQAHLADRLPETAAQLLIDADWATVATQPGTNPAPQSGPQDLAYIIYTSGSTGTPKGVMVQHQAICRLIDNNWFADITATDVVAQTCNFCFDVFTFECWGALTAGATLAIVTKEALVDTPLLASTLRDYNVSTMWLTAPLFNHHVSECPDLVAGMKTVMYGGDAVERSVADALLAGPFAPKNLVNGYGPTEATVFATCYVVDPDGPQITSMPIGKPIANTEALVMDRFGGLAPVGVPGELWVGGPGVACGYWNRPELTAERFVPHPFAGNPAEKAYRTGDLVRWLPDGDIEFLGRIDQQVKLRGLRIELGEIEAALAAHEDVANVTVVVREGTPGDKYLVGYCVPAAGRELTAAGLRSRLRESLPDYMVPSWFVFLDALPLTPNGKVDRRALPEPDGACQGSDGEYVAPRNETERIIADIWREVLGLDQVGVHDDFFHLGGHSLHAVQMVSRVARKLNGELTVRDMFNAPTIALLAEVLASGESGAVMPLVPRNDCSTVLPLSFAQQRLWFLDQLEPGSAEYVIPFGFEVKGALDLAALETAFSGLVARHEVLRTRFVTGADGEPVQIVDGPWQVKAEIADLARVADPVEREAAAREVLDVKAGEAFDLTSGRLLRTAVVRLEERRHLLMVAIHHIVADGWSVSVLADELRELYAAAIENREADLPSLVVQYGDFALWQRQWLTPDSEERQLDYWRQNLAGVEALELPADRPRPSVRSGAGDAVIFTIPTTTAEGLRKLASQQSASLFMAGLAGFQAVLSRWSRQDDIAVGTPIAGRNRAEVEDLVGFFVNTLVMRSDLASNPSFEALLGQVRETALGAYAHQDLPFERIVEDLAPERDLSRNALFQVMFALQNVPDGTWTLPGLTLDTIEVATHASKFDLTLFLTEQSDGSLEAEIVYSTELFDRTTVQRLAGHYANLLGAAIADPARPVGELDLLSEQEREELLVGFNDTTVPYQEGMTIQALVEEQVVRTPDAPAVVFGDVDLSYAELNARANQLAHHLMGRGIGAEDLVTVCVDRGPDMIVALLGVMKAGAAYVPLDPDYPAARLEFMLNDTRAPLVITQAHLADRLPETAAQLLIDTDWVTVATQPDTNPTPQSGPDNLAYIIYTSGSTGTPKGVMIQHQGVVNYLRFLTGTVFSGQNPGQLLQTVSISYDASVREIFGGLASGALLRIMPTGSMGDPKTYLEVAESTAVRKIFSCVPSAYLALVQTAAEYEIDLSLDTVLLSGESPTLLASEQARVHASAKEVINHYGPTETTMTAVFHRHHRITDGNVAGRPIANVQALVMDRFGGLAPVGVPGELWIGGPGVARGYWNQPDLTEACFVPHPFSQDPDARVYRTGDLVRWLPDGNIDFLGRIDRQVKLRGLRIELGEIEAGLAAHEDVANVTVIVREDTPGDKRLVGYCVPAAGRELSIADLRARLRESLPAYMVPAWFVFLDALPLTPNGKVDRRALPQPDGSRPGADADYVAPRNETERIIAGIWSEVLGLDRIGVHDNFFHLGGHSLYAVQAILRVAKKLNVELTVRDMFISPTIAQMGEAVAAGKPAADELPVLPRRDGAVVPLSFAQRRLWFLEQLEPGSAEYVIPLGFEVEGPLDLAALEAAFSGLVARHEVLRTRFVTGSDGEPVQIVDEPWRVATEVVDLAGVADSAEREAAARGVLDAKAGEAFDLTSGRLLRATVVRLAREHHLLLLTIHHIVADGWSVSVLTDELREFYTAAIENRPAALDELAVQYGDFALWQREWMTPEREERQLGYWRQNLVGIEPLELPTDRPRPLVRSSDGDAFTFTVPADTAEGLRKLASVHGASLFMAGLAGFQALLSRWSRQDDIAVGTPIAGRNRAEIENLVGFFVNTLVMRADLASNPSFDALLGQVRETALGAYAHQDLPFERIVEDFAPERDLSRNALFQVMFELRESTLGTADFVTNGARWISDETVISEAAKFDLSLTLTPGADGGFAGEIVYASELFDRATVERLAGHYTNLLGAVVADPARPVGELDLLSVPERERLLVTFNDTTVPYQDDITIHELFEQQVARTPEAIAILCEGTQLNYAELNARANHLAHHLIDRGIGVEDLVTVCVDRGPDMIVALLGVMKAGAAYVPLDPDYPAARLEFMLSDTRAPLVITQAHLADRLPGSAAQLLIDTDWETIATQRDTNPTPQAGPDNLAYIIYTSGSTGTPKGVMIQHRSMSNRLQEMRSRYGITDTDRVLQFASVTFDAAAEQIFPTLISGARLVMRGTEGWSPASIINTINSGGVTIGELTPALWEQVIPHLGNARTLTRDFRLLVLGGEQVPAAAVEQWFQHTSVPIYNTYGPTETTITATSSLITRPRNVILIGSPIANTEVFVMDRFGGLAPMGVPGELWIGGEGVARGYWNRPELTEERFVPHPFSDDPDARVYRTGDLVRWLPEGNLEFLGRIDQQVKLRGLRIELGEIEAALSTHEDVAAATVIVREDTPGDKRLVGYCVPAAGRELTVADLRARLRTSLPDYMIPNWFVFLDTLPLTPSGKVDRRALPEPEGDRPDVDGDYVAPRTEVEQIIAGIWSEVLGLDRIGVHDNFFHLGGHSLLATRVINQIDLLTGLEVSLKKFFLTPSVAEISTHVLELLALEESTASDTTSL, encoded by the coding sequence GTGGCTTCTTTGGCATGCCCGCTCGGCGTCTTCTCTCAATCCTCGGCGCCCGTCGCGTTGGCGCTTTTAATCCGAATTGGTGATGACATGACGCTGTCTATGGAATTTGTTTCAGCTGATACCAGTGCCCATCAGTTGGCCTTTTGGCGACATGCCCTGGCCGGTGTGGAGCCACTTGAATTCCCGACAGACCGCCCTCGCCCCATTGCACATCCCGGCGCCAGTGATGCCATCAGCTTCACGGTTCCCGCAGTGACGGCTGAAGGGCTGCGGACACTGGCCTCCATGCACAGGGCATCGCTGTTCATGGCGGGCCTGGCTGGTTTGCAGGCGGTGCTGTCGCGGTGGTCGCGTCAGGACGACATCGCGGTCGGCACCCCCGTCGTCACCCGGTCCGGCGAGGAGTTCGTTAACACCCTCGTCATGCGTTCCGACTTGTCGTCGAATCCGTCCTTTGACACGCTCCTGGGCCAGGTGCGGGAGACAGCGCTGAGCGCGTACGCCCACCAGGATCTTCCGTTCGAGCGGATCGTCGAGGACCTGGCCCCGGCGCGTGACCTGTCGCGCAACGCGCTCTTCCAGGTGATGTTCGAGCTGCATGAGGGCACGCTGGGTGCAGTGGACGGGGTTCGGCTCCTGGGGGCCGACAGCTGCGATTTGTCGCTGACGCTGACGCAGGGTGCTGACGACGGGTTCGCCGGTGAGATCGTGTATGCGTCGGAGCTGTTCGACCGGGCGACGGTGGAGCGCCTGGCCGGCCACTACGCCAACCTCCTGAGTGCGGCTGTCGCCGAGCCGGCGCGGCCGGTCGGTGAGCTCGACCTTCTCGGTGTTCAGGAGAGGGAACAGCTGCTGGTCACCTTCAACGACACCACCGTCCCGTATGTGGACAACACAACGGTTCAGGCTCTGGTGGAGGAGCAGGTCGAGCGGACTCCGGATGCGCCGGCGGTGGTGTTCGGGGTATCGGAGCTGTCGTACGGCGAGCTGAATGCTCGGGCGAATCAGCTGGCGCATCATCTGATCGACCGAGGCATCAAGGCCGAGGATCTGGTCACGGTGTGTGTGGACCGCGGTCCCGACATGATCGTGGCCCTTCTTGGAGTCATGAAGGCCGGTGCCGCGTATGTGCCGCTGGACCCGGACTACCCGGCGGCGCGTCTGGAGTTCATGCTCAACGACACCCGGGCCCCCCTTGTCATCACCCAGGCCCACCTGGCCGACCGGCTCCCCGAGACCGCAGCCCAGCTGCTGATCGACGCCGACTGGGCAACGGTCGCGACGCAGCCCGGCACCAATCCGGCGCCCCAGTCCGGACCGCAGGATCTGGCGTACATCATCTACACCTCCGGTTCCACCGGCACCCCCAAGGGTGTGATGGTGCAGCATCAGGCGATCTGCCGCCTGATCGACAACAACTGGTTCGCCGACATCACCGCCACCGACGTCGTCGCCCAGACCTGCAACTTCTGCTTCGACGTGTTCACCTTCGAGTGCTGGGGAGCCCTCACGGCCGGCGCCACGCTGGCCATCGTGACGAAGGAAGCGCTGGTCGACACCCCGCTCCTGGCATCCACCCTTCGTGACTACAACGTCTCGACGATGTGGCTGACGGCTCCGCTGTTCAACCACCATGTTTCGGAGTGCCCGGACCTCGTCGCCGGGATGAAGACCGTGATGTACGGCGGTGACGCCGTGGAGCGTTCGGTCGCTGACGCACTGCTGGCCGGGCCGTTCGCCCCGAAGAACCTCGTCAACGGCTACGGGCCCACTGAGGCGACGGTGTTCGCCACTTGCTACGTCGTGGACCCTGACGGGCCGCAGATCACCTCGATGCCGATCGGCAAGCCGATCGCGAACACCGAGGCGTTGGTCATGGACCGGTTCGGCGGTCTGGCACCTGTGGGCGTTCCCGGCGAGCTGTGGGTCGGCGGGCCCGGCGTGGCCTGCGGCTACTGGAATCGTCCCGAACTGACCGCAGAGCGCTTCGTACCGCATCCGTTCGCCGGCAATCCGGCTGAGAAGGCGTACCGGACAGGTGACCTGGTGCGGTGGCTGCCGGATGGAGACATCGAGTTCCTGGGCCGTATCGACCAGCAGGTCAAGCTCCGCGGTCTGCGGATCGAACTCGGCGAGATAGAAGCGGCCCTCGCCGCTCACGAGGATGTCGCCAATGTCACCGTCGTGGTCCGTGAGGGCACCCCTGGCGACAAGTACCTGGTCGGCTACTGCGTCCCGGCCGCTGGCCGCGAGCTGACCGCTGCCGGGCTGCGATCCCGGCTGCGGGAGAGTTTGCCCGACTACATGGTCCCCAGCTGGTTCGTTTTCCTGGACGCTCTGCCGCTGACCCCGAACGGCAAGGTGGACCGCCGCGCGCTCCCCGAGCCCGACGGTGCCTGCCAGGGATCAGACGGCGAGTACGTCGCCCCGCGCAACGAGACCGAGCGGATCATCGCCGACATCTGGAGGGAAGTACTCGGCCTCGACCAGGTCGGTGTCCACGACGACTTCTTCCACCTCGGCGGACATTCCCTGCACGCAGTGCAGATGGTCTCTCGGGTGGCCAGGAAGCTGAACGGCGAGCTGACCGTACGAGACATGTTCAACGCCCCGACCATTGCCCTGCTCGCCGAAGTTCTCGCCTCCGGCGAGAGCGGTGCTGTCATGCCTCTGGTTCCCCGCAACGACTGCTCCACTGTGCTTCCGCTGTCGTTTGCCCAGCAGCGGTTGTGGTTCCTGGACCAGTTGGAGCCTGGGAGCGCGGAATATGTGATCCCGTTCGGGTTCGAGGTGAAGGGCGCTCTGGACCTGGCCGCGCTGGAGACGGCGTTCTCGGGTCTGGTGGCTCGGCACGAAGTGCTGCGGACCCGGTTCGTGACGGGCGCCGACGGTGAGCCGGTCCAGATCGTCGACGGGCCGTGGCAGGTGAAGGCTGAGATCGCGGATCTGGCCCGTGTGGCGGACCCGGTGGAGCGCGAAGCGGCTGCCCGCGAAGTGCTCGATGTGAAGGCCGGCGAAGCCTTCGACCTGACCAGTGGTCGACTGCTGCGGACCGCGGTGGTCCGTCTCGAGGAGCGGCGGCACCTGCTGATGGTGGCGATCCACCACATCGTGGCGGACGGGTGGTCGGTGTCGGTGCTCGCTGATGAACTGCGGGAGTTGTACGCCGCGGCGATCGAGAACCGTGAGGCCGATCTGCCGAGTCTGGTGGTCCAGTACGGTGACTTCGCGCTCTGGCAGCGCCAGTGGCTGACTCCCGACAGCGAGGAGCGTCAGCTTGACTACTGGCGCCAGAACCTCGCCGGTGTGGAGGCGCTGGAGCTGCCGGCCGACCGTCCCCGTCCGTCCGTGCGTTCCGGTGCCGGCGACGCGGTCATCTTCACCATCCCCACCACGACGGCGGAGGGGCTGCGGAAACTGGCTTCTCAGCAGAGCGCCTCGCTGTTCATGGCGGGTCTGGCCGGCTTCCAGGCGGTGCTGTCGCGGTGGTCGCGTCAGGACGACATCGCGGTCGGTACGCCGATCGCGGGCCGTAACCGGGCCGAGGTCGAAGACCTGGTCGGGTTCTTCGTGAACACCCTGGTCATGCGTTCCGACCTGGCATCGAACCCGTCGTTCGAGGCATTGCTGGGTCAGGTACGGGAGACCGCGCTGGGTGCGTACGCCCATCAGGATCTGCCCTTCGAGCGGATCGTCGAAGACCTCGCCCCCGAGCGGGACCTGTCCCGCAACGCTCTGTTCCAGGTCATGTTTGCTCTGCAGAACGTCCCCGACGGTACCTGGACCCTGCCGGGCCTCACCCTCGACACCATCGAGGTCGCCACCCACGCTTCGAAGTTCGATCTGACCCTGTTCCTGACCGAGCAGTCCGACGGTTCCCTCGAAGCCGAGATCGTCTACTCCACTGAGCTCTTCGACCGGACCACGGTGCAGCGTCTGGCCGGCCACTACGCCAACCTCCTGGGTGCGGCCATCGCCGACCCGGCCCGACCGGTCGGTGAGCTCGACCTCCTCAGCGAGCAGGAACGGGAAGAGCTGCTGGTCGGCTTCAACGACACCACCGTCCCCTACCAGGAGGGGATGACGATTCAGGCTCTCGTGGAGGAGCAGGTCGTGCGGACTCCGGACGCCCCGGCGGTGGTGTTCGGTGATGTGGATCTGTCGTATGCGGAGCTGAATGCTCGGGCGAATCAGCTGGCGCATCACCTGATGGGCCGCGGTATCGGTGCCGAGGATCTGGTCACGGTGTGTGTGGACCGTGGTCCCGACATGATCGTGGCTCTGCTGGGTGTCATGAAGGCGGGCGCCGCGTACGTTCCGCTGGACCCGGACTATCCGGCGGCCCGTCTGGAGTTCATGCTCAATGACACCCGGGCCCCCCTCGTCATCACCCAGGCCCACCTGGCCGACCGGCTCCCCGAGACCGCAGCCCAGCTGCTGATCGACACCGACTGGGTGACCGTCGCCACCCAGCCCGACACCAACCCGACGCCCCAGTCCGGCCCCGACAACCTCGCCTACATCATCTACACCTCCGGATCCACCGGCACCCCCAAGGGTGTCATGATCCAACACCAGGGCGTGGTGAACTACCTGCGCTTCCTGACCGGCACGGTTTTCAGCGGTCAGAACCCGGGGCAGCTGCTCCAGACGGTCTCCATTTCCTACGACGCGTCCGTCCGAGAGATCTTCGGCGGCCTCGCGTCCGGCGCTCTGCTCAGGATCATGCCGACCGGCTCCATGGGTGACCCCAAGACCTATCTGGAGGTCGCCGAGTCCACTGCCGTACGGAAGATCTTCAGCTGCGTACCCAGCGCCTATCTCGCGCTCGTCCAGACCGCCGCTGAATACGAGATCGACCTCAGCCTCGACACAGTGCTCCTCAGTGGTGAAAGCCCCACGCTGCTGGCAAGTGAGCAGGCGCGTGTGCACGCATCGGCGAAGGAGGTCATCAACCACTACGGCCCCACCGAAACCACCATGACCGCCGTCTTCCACCGGCATCACAGGATCACCGACGGAAACGTAGCCGGTCGGCCGATCGCGAACGTGCAGGCCCTGGTGATGGACCGGTTCGGCGGTCTGGCGCCGGTGGGTGTCCCTGGCGAGCTCTGGATCGGCGGGCCCGGTGTGGCCCGCGGCTATTGGAACCAGCCCGACCTCACTGAAGCGTGCTTCGTACCGCACCCGTTCTCACAGGACCCCGATGCCCGGGTCTATCGGACGGGGGACCTGGTGCGGTGGCTGCCGGACGGAAACATTGACTTCCTCGGCCGCATCGACCGGCAGGTGAAGCTGCGCGGCCTGCGTATCGAGCTCGGCGAGATAGAAGCAGGTCTTGCCGCACACGAGGACGTCGCGAACGTCACCGTGATCGTCCGCGAGGACACCCCGGGTGACAAGCGCCTGGTCGGCTACTGCGTCCCGGCCGCCGGCCGCGAACTGAGCATCGCCGACCTGCGGGCCCGGCTGCGGGAGAGCCTGCCCGCCTACATGGTCCCGGCGTGGTTCGTCTTCCTGGACGCCCTGCCGCTGACGCCGAACGGCAAGGTGGACCGCCGCGCACTGCCGCAGCCCGACGGCTCGCGCCCGGGGGCCGACGCCGACTATGTCGCCCCGCGCAACGAGACCGAGCGGATCATCGCCGGCATCTGGAGCGAGGTCCTCGGCCTCGACCGGATCGGCGTCCACGACAACTTCTTCCACCTCGGCGGGCACTCCCTGTACGCGGTGCAGGCGATCTTGCGCGTGGCCAAGAAGCTGAACGTCGAGCTGACCGTCAGGGACATGTTCATCTCCCCGACCATCGCGCAGATGGGCGAGGCCGTCGCGGCGGGGAAGCCCGCGGCCGATGAACTTCCCGTGCTTCCTCGCCGCGACGGGGCCGTGGTGCCGCTGTCGTTCGCTCAGCGCCGGCTGTGGTTCCTGGAGCAGTTGGAGCCGGGGAGCGCGGAGTACGTGATCCCGCTCGGGTTCGAAGTGGAAGGCCCCCTGGATCTGGCTGCACTGGAGGCAGCGTTCTCGGGTCTGGTGGCTCGGCATGAGGTGCTGCGGACCCGGTTCGTGACGGGCTCTGACGGTGAGCCGGTCCAGATCGTCGACGAGCCGTGGCGGGTGGCGACTGAGGTCGTGGATCTGGCCGGTGTGGCAGATTCGGCGGAGCGGGAAGCGGCCGCGCGGGGAGTCCTGGACGCGAAGGCGGGTGAGGCCTTCGATCTGACCAGTGGCCGCCTGCTGCGCGCCACGGTCGTCCGCCTTGCTCGTGAGCATCACCTGCTGCTGCTCACCATCCACCACATCGTGGCGGACGGCTGGTCGGTGTCCGTACTCACGGACGAACTGCGCGAGTTCTACACCGCCGCCATCGAGAACCGACCGGCGGCTCTCGATGAACTGGCAGTTCAGTACGGTGACTTCGCGCTCTGGCAGCGCGAGTGGATGACTCCCGAGAGGGAGGAGCGCCAGCTCGGCTACTGGCGTCAGAACTTGGTCGGCATCGAACCCCTTGAACTGCCCACCGACCGTCCCCGCCCGCTCGTGCGCTCCAGTGATGGTGACGCTTTCACCTTCACCGTGCCCGCCGACACTGCGGAAGGACTGCGCAAGCTCGCCTCCGTGCACGGCGCCTCGCTGTTCATGGCCGGGCTGGCCGGCTTCCAGGCCCTGCTGTCGCGCTGGTCCCGCCAGGACGACATCGCGGTGGGCACGCCGATCGCAGGACGGAACCGGGCCGAGATCGAGAATCTCGTCGGGTTCTTCGTCAACACCCTCGTCATGCGTGCCGACCTGGCGTCGAATCCGTCCTTTGACGCCCTTCTGGGTCAGGTGCGGGAGACCGCGCTGGGCGCCTACGCCCATCAGGACCTTCCCTTCGAGCGGATAGTGGAAGACTTCGCCCCTGAACGCGACCTGTCGCGCAACGCCCTCTTCCAGGTCATGTTCGAGCTGCGTGAAAGCACCCTGGGCACCGCGGACTTCGTCACCAACGGCGCGCGCTGGATCTCAGACGAAACGGTGATCTCGGAGGCGGCCAAGTTCGACCTCTCCCTGACGCTCACACCAGGTGCTGACGGCGGCTTCGCCGGAGAGATCGTGTACGCGTCGGAGCTCTTCGACCGGGCGACGGTGGAAAGGCTGGCTGGCCACTACACCAACCTCCTCGGCGCGGTCGTCGCCGACCCGGCGCGGCCGGTCGGTGAGCTCGACCTTCTCAGCGTGCCGGAGCGGGAGCGGCTGCTGGTCACCTTCAACGACACCACTGTCCCGTACCAGGACGACATCACCATCCACGAGCTGTTCGAGCAGCAGGTCGCCCGCACACCGGAGGCCATCGCGATCCTCTGCGAAGGCACGCAGCTCAATTACGCCGAGCTGAATGCTCGGGCGAATCACCTGGCGCATCACCTGATCGACCGCGGTATCGGTGTCGAGGATCTGGTCACGGTGTGTGTGGACCGCGGTCCCGACATGATCGTGGCTCTGCTGGGTGTCATGAAGGCGGGCGCCGCGTACGTTCCGCTGGACCCGGACTATCCGGCGGCCCGTCTGGAGTTCATGCTCAGCGACACCCGGGCCCCGCTCGTCATTACCCAGGCCCACCTTGCCGACCGGCTCCCCGGTAGTGCTGCCCAGCTGCTGATCGACACCGACTGGGAGACGATCGCCACCCAGCGCGACACCAACCCGACGCCCCAGGCCGGCCCCGACAACCTCGCCTACATCATCTACACCTCCGGATCCACCGGCACCCCCAAGGGCGTCATGATCCAACACAGGTCGATGAGCAACAGGCTGCAGGAAATGCGTAGCCGGTACGGGATTACGGATACCGATCGCGTCCTCCAGTTCGCCTCGGTGACCTTCGATGCAGCGGCAGAGCAGATCTTCCCCACCCTGATCTCCGGTGCACGGCTGGTCATGCGCGGCACGGAGGGCTGGAGCCCCGCCTCCATCATCAACACGATCAACTCCGGGGGCGTGACCATCGGCGAGTTGACCCCCGCCCTGTGGGAACAGGTCATCCCGCACCTCGGCAACGCGCGGACGCTCACCCGCGACTTCCGGCTCCTTGTGCTGGGTGGTGAGCAGGTACCCGCCGCCGCAGTGGAGCAATGGTTCCAGCACACCTCCGTACCGATCTACAACACCTACGGTCCGACCGAGACGACGATCACCGCGACGTCGAGCCTGATCACCAGGCCGCGCAACGTCATCTTGATCGGGTCGCCGATCGCGAATACCGAGGTGTTCGTGATGGATCGGTTCGGTGGTCTGGCTCCGATGGGTGTGCCGGGGGAGCTGTGGATCGGTGGTGAGGGCGTGGCCCGCGGCTACTGGAACCGGCCCGAGCTGACCGAGGAGCGCTTCGTACCGCACCCGTTCTCCGACGACCCGGACGCCCGCGTGTACCGCACCGGTGACCTTGTGCGCTGGCTGCCCGAGGGGAACCTGGAGTTCCTGGGCCGTATCGACCAGCAGGTCAAGCTCCGCGGTCTGCGGATCGAACTCGGCGAGATCGAGGCCGCCCTCTCCACCCACGAGGACGTCGCCGCGGCCACCGTGATCGTCCGTGAGGACACTCCCGGCGACAAGCGTCTGGTCGGCTACTGCGTTCCGGCCGCCGGCCGCGAACTGACCGTCGCCGACCTGCGGGCCCGACTGCGCACCAGCTTGCCCGACTACATGATCCCCAACTGGTTCGTCTTCCTCGACACACTCCCCCTGACCCCGAGCGGAAAGGTGGACCGCCGCGCGCTGCCGGAGCCGGAGGGCGACCGCCCCGATGTGGACGGGGACTACGTCGCTCCCCGTACAGAGGTGGAGCAGATCATCGCCGGCATCTGGAGCGAGGTCCTCGGCCTCGACCGGATCGGCGTCCACGACAACTTCTTCCACCTCGGCGGGCACTCGCTCCTCGCAACCCGGGTGATCAACCAGATCGATTTGCTGACCGGTCTGGAAGTCAGCCTCAAGAAGTTCTTCCTCACCCCAAGCGTCGCGGAAATCAGCACGCACGTCCTTGAGCTGCTTGCGCTCGAAGAGTCCACCGCTTCCGACACGACTTCACTCTGA